The Aedes aegypti strain LVP_AGWG chromosome 1, AaegL5.0 Primary Assembly, whole genome shotgun sequence sequence AACGAATATGTATCTTCTTGTAAAAATCGTACTTATTTCGGTTCAAATTACCAAACTCAGTGGTCTGGAACTTTTCTGGAAaatgactggaaggtcagggaaagtcagggaattttattttcaaaattgagtcgacaccctgagataggaacaaccccagtgttaaaactaaaagccctgtggtgtttttgtcgattaagcgaacgtcaaacatgagcaaaagtgtcaaggttgatttatggacccaatttttaaattaaagtttaaatatgatgtagccgttatttgagcagaaaaaattgctaaaatagttgcagtaacatgctctttcgtgtcattaaataaaaacaagatttcattaaacattttaggacccaatttagttttcaaatatGAGCACACACTCGCACAGATATGACACTAGTtttaaattgaagatttttcaatcaagtTTTGGTAAATCATAGACTCATCTTGCGAAAATTTGCGCAACATAGGTTTTCTATCGTTTGACTAACCGGATTGAATGTGACAATTCTGAGTACGGTAATGTATTAATGAGAGTAATGAATACTTCTGTTTTGGTGCTAATCAAAGGGCATATTGGTTTAAAAATCATTACAAAAGATACTGATATAACgatactgaaggatttcatttttAAACCATTAACTAGCTGAGCTCATGTGCCATATAGCTTGACGAAGCCAAATTACATATTGATAATATAAAATactgatatattaaaaaatttcagttGAGGCCAATGGCCacggttcatacaaattttaaaatttgtgtatgaACAAATGACCACGATGCGGAAGGGGGGTTGTGTGGAATCCTTAAAAACTGcccacgtggttaatggacagccccttatgcCAATGGTAAAACAGTTcaataattaattgattatgaCCAAATTTCTGGgttgaaaaattgagttttggacgtaaacaaacattttcggtGACATTTCTTGCCTTCTTCCCCAGCGACCTCTATGATGGTGGCGCATTATATTTGCCTATAGGATAAATTGCTTCAGAGGCACATGGTTTCGCTTTTTTATGGACCTCGAAATACTACTTTCTTTCTTTCGGAGCACACCATCTTTAGCCCTGCTATCTTCAAACACTGCGATTCCAATTCCAAAAGTCAGCCAATTTGATCCTGAATTTCGGTTATTGTTTCAAACACTAATATGAATTTCATTCGATATTGTTCGAAGCAAATGACTGTAATTAAAATCTCTAGtaaatattaataaataatCTTATATTGTAGGGTTGAACTaccgatttgaaaaaaaaaaaatgaaacgaaaATCAGGAAATGATTTGACAACACAAACGTTGTTGGATTTCGATCTGGGAGAAAGTTCTTCGGATTCCGATTTTAGAATCGAAGATCACGATGACGATAGCGATGACTTTTCGGCAAACAGCAAGGATGAAGACGATGGCGATGACGAcggtgacgatgatgatgatgacgatgacgacggggatgatgatgatgaagatgcCAGTGACGATGGAGAAGATGAAGATGGAACCGATAGTGGAACAACTGGAAGCGGATCTAAAGTGGTCGAATTGCCAAAACCGGGAATCGTCACAGAAAGAGCTGTCAGTTTGGAAGATGCTATGAAGAAAAGCTTGAAGGGAATTGACAAGGCCACATTAAAACTCTTGACCATACCGATTTGCTGTGCTTGCTTGGGAGATCGCAGTGACGATCAAAACGAAATTGTGGAATGCGATGGATGCGGTGTGACGGTCCATGAAGGATGTTATGGAGTAAGTGAAAGTACCAGCGTCAGTAGCACAATCTCGTCTTGTTCTACGGAACCGTGGTTTTGCGAAGCATGCAAAGCAGGAATTGCAGATCCGGATTGTGAGCTATGTCCAAACAAGGgaggaattttcaaagaaacagATGTTGGTAAATGGGTTCATCTGGTTTGTGCCCTCTATGTTCCAGGGGTCGCTTTtggagaagttgatcaattatccTCTGTCACACTCTTCGAAATGCCCTACAACAAATGGGGTGCAAAGACGTGTAGTCTTTGCGATGATACCAAATTTGCTAGGACAGGAGTTTGCATCGGTTGTGATGCTGGAATGTGTAAGACCTATTTCCATGTAACCTGCGCTCAATACGCTGGATTACTATCGGAAGCCCATTCAGAAGAAGCAGATCAAGCAGACCCGTTTTATGCACATTGTAAGATTCATTCAGATAAAACTTTGATCAAGCATAGAAAGCGGAACTATAATGCTATCAGATTGAAAGCTTATAACAGAAAGTTGGAACAAGAAGCCAAAAAAATGGAGAAACCCTCCCCAGAACAAGTACGAATAGAACGCAAACTGGCTAAACAtaggaaaaaatatgtaatcCATAAAGAAACTAAAAATCCACCTTGGGTTCCTACACAAAAAATGCCTCGTCTGCTAACCACTAGTGCGACAGCTTGCAAAAAGCTTCTATTGAAAGCTGAGCTTATGGGAATCGACACCACAGCGATGGAATTCCAGGAAGCTCAAATGACTGCCCTGGCCGATGTTCGTAAAAAATGGCACATTCCGCCAGCATTTAGTGTGGAGTTTATCGGATACTACTTAGATCGAACAGTTCGGCTCaaggacatcaaacaaaatttgcaaGAACAAGTTTCAACTAACCAAAAGCTACTTGAGGAGCAACAACGGCTGCGGGATAAGTACGATTGTGCAATGAAGGTAAACCAGGCAGCATTGAACCAAAATGACGACTTGAAAGATGCAATTAAAAAACTGTACGATGATATTCATGCTCTCTGTCCTAATAAGGCGCTAATTCCTATTGAGCAAATAGGCAAACCTCCGTCAGTTCCGCCCATGCAAAATCCAAACGTGATTATAAATACGCCCAGCTCAACACCGCCAGCGAGAACCATTACTGTCCCCACGGCTGCGGCACTAAAAATGGGAGTTGGATTCCCATTGCAAAATCTCATCGCACCGGGAAAACGAGACGACACTGGGCGCATCCTCAGTACACAGTGCAAACAAAACAGCGAAGAGTTATTGAACGAATGTGGCATTTGTAAGCGATGCTCTGATCAACATCTGCTAGCGAAATGCGATACATGTCATCTGTATTATCATCTTGGTTGTTTGAATCCTCCGCTAACGAGACATCCGAAAAAGTCGAAACTCTACGGTTGGCAGTGCTCCGAATGTGATAAATCTGATGATTCTGGACCGGAGAATGTTATTCTCCCGAAGGCCCCAAGGAAATCACGGACGCGGTACAGTAAAGATGGAATTATCGTTCCGTACGATATGCCATCTCCGGAATTTGACAGATCCCCGGAAACTACTCCGAAGCGACCTCGCAAAAGCGGTGGATTTAGCACGGCTGAAAATAGCCCCTCCAAGGCTTCAACTTCACTTAATGGCATCGAAACTAAAGAGGTTGTTCTCGAAATTCCAAAAATAGATTTGGACTTAGCTGATAAATTAGTCGCAGGTGAATCTTCGATTGAAATACCAGAAAAAGGCTCTGTAAAACGTGGTCGAAAGAAAAAGCTCGTCGATTCAAATGAAGAAGTCAAACCTCCCATCAAAGAACAAGTAAAAGATGAACCAGTAAAAAAGAACACCCCTCCGCTTCCAGCTGAAGTTACTGTTCCAGAGTCAGTTACAGTTCCCAAGGACGAACCTCAACAATTGTCATCTATTGAATCCAAAACAAAAGAGTTTAACAAAAAGGATAAAAAGAAGGAAAAGCCGAAGCCTCCGACGCCTTTGATAGAATCCAAAGAAAGTATTGCGTCAGCATCAAAATC is a genomic window containing:
- the LOC5576897 gene encoding PHD finger protein 14, whose translation is MKRKSGNDLTTQTLLDFDLGESSSDSDFRIEDHDDDSDDFSANSKDEDDGDDDGDDDDDDDDDGDDDDEDASDDGEDEDGTDSGTTGSGSKVVELPKPGIVTERAVSLEDAMKKSLKGIDKATLKLLTIPICCACLGDRSDDQNEIVECDGCGVTVHEGCYGVSESTSVSSTISSCSTEPWFCEACKAGIADPDCELCPNKGGIFKETDVGKWVHLVCALYVPGVAFGEVDQLSSVTLFEMPYNKWGAKTCSLCDDTKFARTGVCIGCDAGMCKTYFHVTCAQYAGLLSEAHSEEADQADPFYAHCKIHSDKTLIKHRKRNYNAIRLKAYNRKLEQEAKKMEKPSPEQVRIERKLAKHRKKYVIHKETKNPPWVPTQKMPRLLTTSATACKKLLLKAELMGIDTTAMEFQEAQMTALADVRKKWHIPPAFSVEFIGYYLDRTVRLKDIKQNLQEQVSTNQKLLEEQQRLRDKYDCAMKVNQAALNQNDDLKDAIKKLYDDIHALCPNKALIPIEQIGKPPSVPPMQNPNVIINTPSSTPPARTITVPTAAALKMGVGFPLQNLIAPGKRDDTGRILSTQCKQNSEELLNECGICKRCSDQHLLAKCDTCHLYYHLGCLNPPLTRHPKKSKLYGWQCSECDKSDDSGPENVILPKAPRKSRTRYSKDGIIVPYDMPSPEFDRSPETTPKRPRKSGGFSTAENSPSKASTSLNGIETKEVVLEIPKIDLDLADKLVAGESSIEIPEKGSVKRGRKKKLVDSNEEVKPPIKEQVKDEPVKKNTPPLPAEVTVPESVTVPKDEPQQLSSIESKTKEFNKKDKKKEKPKPPTPLIESKESIASASKSSIEEQDPLASGSSSQEMLLTATESTTTISTSSTETIQPKTVEQLGPLVPIPLIPAASDDLTGAPFHNHSHKHSKRKKEKHRNRSPHEDGSPTKEHKRKRKRKNHDIENPNDAGGSGGSNVPLVACSVPQDDNRPRIKIKIKSVLDGSNTHTIFYVPNDSIEPPRPSSKSETVATSTPISSPAILPGSKTQAKSESARQSTSATTLPSPAKSPTPAPVAASVSAPNVSTKPPPPPPVSGRGRGRRLSVMRPNRLNASLNSSSGNNSSTAGGESMCDVCHQPGTNNNLVQCDECHKNYHFGCLDPPVKKSPKRRGYSWHCADCDPTDTENN